The Hemiscyllium ocellatum isolate sHemOce1 unplaced genomic scaffold, sHemOce1.pat.X.cur. R, whole genome shotgun sequence genome includes a window with the following:
- the tsr2 gene encoding pre-rRNA-processing protein TSR2 homolog has protein sequence MLRPGSRGVMAAVQGWEARTLFTEGVRSALGAWPALQVAVENGFGGADSQQKAAWMVTAVAEYFHDNVNLEPEEVEDLLADLLYNEFDTAVEDGSLSEVAQQLHTLSTLCCRGQEAEVRGHILQLTQRKDRVRVNAVCDGSPGQDEEDDEEEEEEEEGDGCAEAMECESRETASDPTLPGTPAAAHREEQADGWTVVRRKRR, from the exons ATGCTCCGGCCCGGGTCTCGGGGTGTCATGGCGGCGGTGCAGGGGTGGGAGGCGCGCACGCTGTTCACGGAGGGGGTCCGGAGCGCGCTCGGGGCCTGGCCGGCCCTGCAG GTTGCCGTTGAGAATGGATTCGGTGGTGCTGACAGCCAGCAGAAGGCAGCCTGGATGGTCACTGCTGTGGCTGAGTATTTCCATGACAACG TAAATCTAGAACCCGAGGAGGTGGAAGATCTCCTGGCCGACCTGCTCTACAATGAGTTTGATACTGCTGTCGAAGACGGGAGTTTGTCTGAG GTAGCGCAGCAGCTCCACACCCTGTCCACCCTGTGCTGCAGGGGTCAGGAAGCGGAGGTCAGGGGTCACATCCTGCAGCTGACCCAGAGGAAGGACCGTGTCAGGGTGAATGCAGTCTGTGATGGGAGCCCTGGCCAGGACGAGGAGGACgacgaagaggaggaggaggaggaggagggcgaTGGCTGCGCTGAG GCCATGGAGTGCGAGAGCCGGGAGACGGCGAGCGATCCCACCCTCCCCGGCACACCGGCAGCAGCCCACCGGGAGGAGCAGGCTGACGGCTGGACAGTGGTACGCCGGAAAAGGAGGTAG